One genomic region from Rosa rugosa chromosome 1, drRosRugo1.1, whole genome shotgun sequence encodes:
- the LOC133722404 gene encoding probable xyloglucan endotransglucosylase/hydrolase protein 6, whose product MYPSMRSSVTATISLCFLSLFSLSAFARPATFLQDFQVTWSDSHIRQIDGGRAIQLVLDQNSGCGFSSKHKYLFGRVSMKIKLIPGDSAGTVTAFYMNSDTDTVRDELDFEFLGNRTGQPYTVQTNIYAHGQGNREQRVNLWFDPAADFHTYTILWNHHHIVFYVDDVPIRLYKNNEAKGIPYPKLQPMGVFSTLWEADDWATRGGLEKINWSKAPFFAYYKDFDIEGCSVPGPANCASSTNNWWEGTAYQALNALEYRRYKWVRMNHMIYDYCSDRSRYPKPPPECVAGL is encoded by the exons ATGTATCCCTCTATGAGGAGTAGTGTTACTGCTACTATTTCCCTTTGTTTCCTTTCACTATTTTCCCTCTCAGCCTTTGCACGACCAGCCACTTTTCTTCAGGACTTCCAAGTCACATGGTCAGATTCTCATATCAGGCAAATCGATGGAGGGAGGGCCATCCAACTCGTTCTTGACCAAAACTCTG GTTGTGGCTTTTCCTCCAAACACAAGTACTTGTTTGGCCGTGTGAGCATGAAGATCAAGCTCATTCCCGGTGACTCTGCCGGAACTGTCACCGCTTTCTAT ATGAACTCGGACACAGATACAGTACGTGATGAGCTTGATTTTGAGTTCTTGGGGAACAGGACTGGACAGCCTTACACAGTCCAGACCAATATCTATGCTCATGGACAGGGTAACAGGGAGCAAAGGGTGAACCTCTGGTTTGACCCTGCTGCAGATTTCCACACTTACACAATTCTCTGGAACCATCACCATATTGT CTTCTATGTAGATGATGTGCCTATCAGGCTGTACAAGAACAATGAAGCTAAAGGAATCCCATACCCAAAGCTCCAACCCATGGGGGTGTTCTCAACATTGTGGGAAGCTGATGATTGGGCAACAAGAGGAGGGCTTGAGAAGATAAACTGGAGCAAAGCCCCGTTCTTTGCTTATTACAAGGACTTTGATATCGAAGGATGCTCTGTGCCAGGACCAGCTAATTGTGCCTCAAGCACTAATAACTGGTGGGAAGGCACTGCTTACCAAGCACTCAATGCCCTTGAATATAGAAGATACAAGTGGGTTCGTATGAACCACATGATCTACGATTACTGCTCCGACAGATCCCGGTACCCAAAACCCCCACCCGAGTGTGTCGCCGGCCTCTAA